From Halalkalicoccus subterraneus, the proteins below share one genomic window:
- a CDS encoding Cdc6/Cdc18 family protein, translating into MFRNAGELANERGLDEVTRTCFDECIDTTDKEAVLEKLAALPKNHHAVLLCMSYWEETETDEIKQPVSTAEIQQALHESSLANLGLSDRAVQNVLTDLETMGLIESWIESRGRGGRVKQHETTFDPRWTEDALDQRGPPTTDESS; encoded by the coding sequence CTGTTCCGTAACGCGGGTGAACTGGCTAACGAACGCGGTCTTGACGAAGTCACCCGAACATGCTTCGATGAGTGTATCGATACGACCGATAAGGAGGCCGTCCTCGAGAAACTAGCTGCACTGCCGAAAAACCACCACGCGGTGTTGCTCTGTATGAGCTACTGGGAGGAGACAGAGACCGACGAGATCAAACAGCCGGTCTCGACGGCGGAGATCCAGCAAGCGTTGCACGAGTCCTCGTTAGCGAACCTCGGGTTGAGCGATCGAGCGGTTCAAAACGTGCTGACCGATCTCGAGACGATGGGACTGATTGAGTCTTGGATCGAGTCGCGTGGTCGAGGCGGGCGAGTCAAGCAACACGAAACGACGTTCGATCCGCGATGGACGGAGGATGCGCTCGATCAACGAGGACCACCGACGACGGACGAGTCATCGTGA
- a CDS encoding Cdc6/Cdc18 family protein → MTRYDDLFDETESTESVFQDKGALDPLAEPDTVVARENEERQLATILNGVNEGYIPPTVAIHGPPGTGKTLTTRRVCQEFASRNTTLAVEYVNLKECRTLFSAANEILLELTGERKKSYEGLDGVFEGIWTALESYPQYTVLILDEIDQIQHDSNYDPNEFLYRLLRGEGKLKRRITLSAWLISNQLIDVDLRLDSRIESAMSDESVFFGPYGKEKLTALLAPRLERAFRPGALSDRVSEYGVQQAANYWGGCTEGTFAVP, encoded by the coding sequence ATGACCCGCTACGATGATCTCTTCGACGAAACCGAATCGACCGAAAGCGTCTTTCAGGACAAAGGCGCGCTCGATCCACTTGCCGAACCGGACACCGTCGTCGCGCGGGAAAACGAAGAACGACAGCTCGCAACGATACTCAACGGCGTCAACGAGGGGTATATTCCGCCGACGGTAGCGATCCATGGACCGCCTGGGACGGGAAAGACACTAACGACGCGACGAGTATGTCAGGAGTTCGCATCTCGAAATACGACGCTTGCTGTCGAGTACGTGAACCTGAAAGAGTGTCGAACACTCTTTAGCGCGGCCAACGAGATCCTTCTCGAACTGACCGGGGAACGAAAGAAGTCGTACGAGGGATTGGACGGCGTCTTTGAAGGCATCTGGACCGCACTTGAGAGCTATCCCCAGTATACGGTGTTGATCCTCGATGAGATCGATCAGATTCAACACGACTCAAACTACGATCCCAACGAGTTTCTCTACCGGTTGCTACGCGGTGAGGGGAAACTCAAACGGAGGATTACCCTTTCGGCGTGGCTCATTAGCAACCAGCTCATAGACGTGGACCTCCGTCTCGATAGTCGTATCGAAAGTGCGATGAGCGACGAATCGGTGTTCTTCGGACCATACGGGAAGGAGAAACTTACCGCACTATTGGCTCCACGACTCGAACGAGCATTCAGACCCGGCGCGCTCTCCGACCGGGTCAGCGAATACGGAGTGCAGCAAGCAGCAAACTACTGGGGGGGATGCACGGAAGGCACTTTCGCTGTTCCGTAA